From the genome of Gymnogyps californianus isolate 813 chromosome 4, ASM1813914v2, whole genome shotgun sequence:
gagctttttcttttcttaaaaagtatAACTTACATTAAATATCAGGGGAGACCACACAATACATTACACCAGATTCGCAGTAACTGAACACCTCCTTGAATTTCAGTCCGCATTAGCAGTATAAACCATCCAGTTTAGAGGCACAGGAAAGCTAGAGCACTTGAGCGCACTGTTTTGTaacttgaactttttttttctttttaaaatgcaaatataggAATTCAGTCTTTAGGTTCTTGTTcttcccaccccagcagcagagcaatCATCTCTCCCCCAGTTTGCTCAGAGAATGTTGCTTTTCAATAATTGTTCCGGTTGAGCTGAATTACAAGTTTTCCACAACTAAAGAATTCTAAGGACCATGTAGTATCAGATGTTGGTCTGTTCGGGGGGGCGGGGAAATCAAGACTTTGGTCCTCCCAGTTCTCCACTAGATACTGGTTAAAACTTCCAGTTTGACGCATAAAGAATTTTTATAGTTGTTTTTCTATCTAGCATACACTTACTAAGTCTGGCATATTATACGAGACAATATCTTACCTAACCTGATGATTTATTCTATGCTTATTGAGGTTAACTGTGCTTAgtataaagtaataaaaaaataaaataaatggaaagagaaCAACACAAGGCTAGGAAGACTATAAGCCAGACAGGGAAAAACTGCAATTTACTGTGTgtgaaatttgttttgcagctggcTAAGTACACCCTCTAAATAGCTAAAGAACAAGTCAAAAAGCAcatactggaaataaaatttttttaaaattatttttctatattcaaGTATTAGATAAGTTATGTAAGACTGTTTCTGAGATAAACGTTAGGCCaatgatgaattttaaaaacaaaatcagtagAAACATcatccagaaaaaaaggctAGTTAAAATATAGATATGTCAAGCTATGAAGCTTAAATTAGTGCagataattttatattaaatccAGATATCCAGAAATATACACAATAGAATCATCCCAGTTTTCATAAAAGTTTAGAAGGTAGATGATAAAATTGCACTTAATTCTGAATTAATTCAGATAGCAAGTCATTCCTATTCCTTGCTGATCAATTTATAAGAAAAAGGGAACCACGTTATAAAAGAGCAAACTGGTTTTGTACATTCTATTTCACTTTTCAACATGTGGTCATAAGTAAGGGCCACGCAGTTTCACTATCTGTCTTGATGATCAGAATCAGATATCCTTACATCTGATGCAGACAAATCTAATACAGGATTTACAAATCCCGCATATTCTGAATTGCCATTATCATCCATTTCAGCGCTAACAAAGTCATTCTCCCACTCCAATCCATTAGAATCGTCAGAGGCTGAGGCTGGATTACTTCCTGTCTTCTTGCTATTAAATTTCAGTGCCGCCCGGAGTATATCTTCTTCTGTTTTGGAGCGTTCTCTCATTGGAATCATTCTGTTCATGCCTGCGATTTAAGACATGTTTATGAGAAAGACATAAATTTGAGGGAAGTACCTTTACGTTTGTGTTAGAACATCAGAAGAAACACTAAGAATCCTTTAGAGATCCAGACTCTGGTAATTTCACTCCTGAGCATCACCGTATTTTTTCTGGTGGTGGTGTTCACATTAAATCCATAGTCTGCAGTCAGTTTTGGCCCAAATGAACACAACAGCCAGTGATGTTGTTTTACAGAGTTCTAAGGAAGACAGACAACATAGTGAAACAACTCAATAGCAGTGTTTATTTCTCCTATATAGGCAGCCTGCTGCCCTACATTATGGGCATGTAAATATTAGAAGATTTTTGGTACTGTGCCATTTCCAGAAAAGCTAAGTGTCTAGGGAATCCTGTAATACTCCTGTAACTTACTGACAAACAGACGAAACATCATcatgtgaaacattttaaacagcagctaAAGTTTAGATAGATATTGGGTGCATTTGGCTAGGAAAGGTCTTCAGTTTGTCTGAAAAGGTCTATTTAATTTCACACAAAATAAGGCAAAACACTGGTCAGAAAACTGCACAAAGATATCAGAGATGCTACAGACTTTTTCATGGTGTATCAAAACCCTCCCACAccactggaaaggaaaaaggggaggaTTTACAATACTACTCTTATTCACTGGACTCCTCATACATTCCTAAATAAACTCCCCTTTTAAATTTGGAGTAACTAGCTAActaattaattataattaaaaagttaCATATTGCAATTGAAACACACAGCTGTCGGGGGGGCGgaagccacaggaaaaaaaatatctaagagGTAAATTTTTCCCTTCATAAGACTCAAATGATAGATTTTATGTTAATGTTTCATGGGTCTTTCAAAACACAGCTATTTTCAACTTGATCATTCTTTTGGTACCAATGGCTCACTGAAGCTGTTGTCCATCTCAAGATACACTGCTGAAAATACCAATACAACCTTAGTACTACAAGTTCCTTGTCTGTTATCTGTACATGACaccaaagaatgaaaacaaaattcactttatcaaaaatctgtatttaatcCAGGACAGTtaccatttccattttctcctcaCACCCTTTGTCTTTCTGTATAATACTCTTCATAAACTATAACATTGCAGGGCACAAACTATGCTTCTGCTGTGCTCAGACAGCTCCAATCCACAATCCCATTTCAGTACTACCATTACATAATGATTATACACTACCATTAGTAGTACATAATCATGCCTACTTCAGGATCTAGGCATTCCCTGTTAAGAACCTCCTAATCTGGCAACTTTTCAGTCAAGCAATGTCATCTTTTCTTACTATTCTTAGTTGTCGTTTTTTTAAAGGCTAATAGCCTTTCAAAACACTGGTTCTTCTCTACTTTGTGTTCAGCCCCCGTACAACTTTGTCTAACAGTGAAAACGTGTGACTAGACCATAAATGAATATCCCAGATCACTAAACCCCCCACAAACACTTACTTTTTTGGCGTTGTTCAGTCTCCACGGTAGATTTTGACAGCACACACTGTAACTAAACTTCTTACCCTGAGCAAGCAGTCAACCTCTTCAGGGAGGTGGTTTTAACACACTTAAGTTGGGCCAGATCTACCAAGAATGTGCTAAAAACTACTCAAAGTCCTTGCAATATTGACTAGTACTTCTTTCAAATGACCCCATTCCTTCCTTTGCAGCCATGAAAACAAGTTATGTTCTCAAGCATAAGCAATCTTCCACAGGTTATCTTACCACCTCTTCTGCTGAAGATTTAAGGTTACAAGGGAGCAGAGATGCACTGCCATCACAATGACCCACTCTTAAAAATTACTCCCCTCTGTAGAGCACAGGCTAGGAGGACTCAGAAACAGAACTACGCAgtaattttattctctgttttttaGGCGTTTTTTTGGCACTTCTCAGCACTTACTATGTAGTTCCCTCAAAACAAGATGAATACTTACGGCTAAGTCAGTGTGACAGTGATAAGAGAACAATGAATAGCAAACATCACAGATTGTTAATTCTATACACAGAATTAAATTTCCCAACAACAGGCATAATACAAGCCTGTATGCAACAAGACCCTCAACCAGTCAAATGAACAAGGTAATTTTGCATGCAGGTATGCCTGGTAAAGACTGACTCTTGCTCTCATCTGGTTTTCAATAGTTATTTCGAAAGATATTAAATTAAGCTAACACATAAGAGTAGGAGGACAACTCGATCTGTAAAGAAGCAAAGAACGcaattttcccatttcttaaGCACAGTGTAGAATACAGAGTTCCCAGAACACTGTTTCTGCACTGGTGCTAATTACTCTCAATGAAAAATCCAGCGCACTTCAACATATATGATCCTGCCCTAGCTTCAGTTCCTCTAGAATGCTCATGGCTCTTGCACACACTAGCTAAAAAAAGATGCTGGGTATTTCTGGGTAAATCTGTGAAAGTTAAGTCTTTCAAAACAGGTTTCTGGACTGGGTGTTTTAGTGCTCTTGACAGTGCTAAACATTTAAACTACACACAGATTGTCAAAAAACAGTCtactaaagcaaaaaaaaaaatctgctatgCATTGGCTAAAAGAAATCCTAGCTTATTTTTGGTTAACTTTTCAAGAGTCAAGGTCTCAAAATTTTGGATTAACTTTGAAACAAAGACAAGAGCTTTTGCAGATTTActaaagagaacagaaaagatctgtaacaaaaagcagcagcaatcagGATAGTTGGGATACTCACCCGGAATGCAGACCTAAGTTTCCAGTAGAAGTTACAACAAAAGTAATTAGGGTTTAAAGAAACAATGCTTCCTAAAACACTTCAGTCAGAGACTCCTGATGAActtccacattttaaaacaaagaacaagcTGTTCCTTCTGCTACTGGCTCACAAGAGGGCAGCATTTCTTTACCATTAGTTTTGTTGTGAGTTTACAAGTCCGTTCCACAAAATGCAGGAAGACATTTACTGAAGGATCCAAAGCAATGAATTCATTTATTAGACAGATAACCACGTTTATCAAAATAATCCATTTTCcaggtaaaaataatttgcagtttAATCATTACACACTCAACAGAAATTTCATCAGAATTAAGTTTTAAATCACCTTCCCTTTCgaaaaatgacaaatttacAATCAACATAGTTTAAACTGTCAGCATTTTTAACTTCTAAGTTCAGAATGAAACTGAATAGCAGAATAAATACCTTCTTCGTCTTCCCACTCTAAATCTAATGAAGTGCTGTCATCATTTCCActtgtggattttgttttggtcATTAAGTCACAACTACTCTCTGTGTTGGGCGTCAGCACTGTAGCATCAGATGAAAGtcctatataaaaaaaaaaagtatttttaattcgTAAACATACTTGAATTTGAGGTTCAATATGCAAAACTAAACTTTCAAAGAAAGTTTTTATTGTGCTTTGTGGCCTTTAAATCTCAGGAACATTTGAAAAAGCACTTTATCCATCACTTCAAAGAGTATACAGCAGCTTTTTAATAGTCAACATCACAAAGATATTACAGGAGGACATTTATCAATACTGTCTAATTAGAACTATAGACGAATTTAGTAAGCTCTAAGCTGGAGTTGTGTGAAgacttgcaaaaaaaccaaaaaccaaccctcccccccaaaaaccccaaactacaGGCAGCATTTCCCAAGAATTACCATCAGTCCTCCAACTTCTTAGTAACTATCACGTACTGTCATCAAAACTCACGGATATAAGTTTATAAAATCGTTTTCCTCTAAATTGTTAGTGGAATTTTTAATATAGACAGCCAAATCCTCTCTTGcgcttcattaaaaaaaaaaattaaccattAGTATGGTTCTAATTATTTTGCTAAGAGATGATTAAAAAAGctatacacacacatttgcaTCTTTAATACACAGTCAGGTTTTACAAGAAAAGTTCACTGCATTGATGTTGCCTCCACAAAGATGGCTGGAAAGCCTTAGTGAAATAAAATCCACACACAGGACTTGTTTGCTTACAGAAATTGCTTTTGAGAAGTGGAACGGCTGTAGCACAAGTTGTATATGCTGTGTTTTTCGAACACTTGAAGCATCAGGGATTACAGAGGAAGTTTCTATCAgattttttaatacagatatatgtatacacattttatatatatgtgtgtatatatatataaaaaaataattaatgtttatctaggaaaagaaatagcactCTGTGCTCCTCAGAGTCGCTTAACATTTAAAGACATGcataagaaaaggaagacttaCTACTACTTCGAAAAGCTTCATACTggaattttgtatttcttaagaAAGAATCAAGATCTTCCTCTGCCACAGAGCTAGAAGAACAATGCACATATTGTTTTTAGCTTTATAAACCTCTAAGGATGCCATAAAAGATACGTTAATCCACATGCTCCCCCAGTTCTATGCTACAAAGCACATACACCTTTAACTAAAATCTTTATAAAATGATCTACAAAATGCCTTTCCATTCCTACTCATCACATCCTCTCCCAGTCTGAGCTTCTGCTCAATTTTTAGtagtattttcagttaaaaatgaattaacttCTGTCACAAAACAACTCTTCCCCTCTCATCCTTTGTCACTTCAGATAATGCCTCCTTAAttttgaattcctttttttaactaatGAATTCAAATCCTGCTACTACAGTCCTTTGTTTCTAAAATCTGGCTAGTTCCTACTCATGCCACAAAACCTCAGTTTTCACAGCTCCTTTTCTAACGGTACTTCCCTAACTGGAAATCCCTCCTATCCCCCTTCTCTTCCATTCAAAAATAGGTGTTTGATTTTAGACTTTTTTCTAAACTCAAATACTGTTCCACAGTAAATTtctttggggttggtttttttttttttttggggggggggggggggggtcccccccttcccccctccctcccaacaCAGAACGGAGAAGGTTGGAGTGAagagaattaaattaataatattaatgaagaaACAGGCAGACTACATAAACCATTCCATTCCCCATTTGATTAGCGTATTTTTATTGGGCATTTCAAACAGGGTTCTgaataataaaactatttttatattagcCAAGATTCTACATATAAACacctttttaatataaaacactagattttgtatgtgtgtatatatattagcagctgggagaaggttCAATTTTGTATGCATCAGTCTAATAACTACAGCGAAAACCAGAATGAATGCAATCTATCCTctaatttttcagattaatgCTAACCAGTTTGCATTCAGTAACTATTTGGTGTGAAGAAAACCGCAATGAATGAAAACAACTCTGACTTAGAAACGCTGCGTATGTAAGGTTTGAAAAacatgtagggttttttttttgtgaggggAGATGAGGAACAGGAATAAAACCAGTCATGGTTCTTGATTATcagtaataaaattttatatctTACCTCTGATATTCTCCATTATTAACAGCATGCGCTCTCTGTGTTATCCTTTGCTGTCTACGTTGCTATCAAAAGAAGTAAATTGttgaaaaagctgaaagcaatCACTCACTAATATACTCAATACACTAAGCATTCCCTTAACTGTGACATTAGAAGGAGCACTGTCCTGGTCCTTGGAGCAGTCTAAGTACAACTCAGGAAAAGACTGActttcattcaaataaaaatcaaattttatgACACTGAAGGGACCGTTACATGCAAGTGGTATTGTTTTTAATCTCAGAAATCCCTCCATTTAAAAGAAGGTAGCTTTGTGAATAGACCTCTCAATATGTTAACCTATTtcatgcacaaaaaaaaaaaaaaaagcatcaatttGTCTAGAAATGTGTGAACACCACCTCATTCATGATTGCATCTGTCCTCTTCTCAAGCCACGGGTATTTTCCAGGCCCAACTAACACCTAGGTtatgtttgatttgttttgctctgtgcaCAACAACAGTCAGCctaccatttaaaaagaaatatttcctacagGTCCTTTTATCCCTGTACAAAGCAATACTGCCATCTCTTCTGGTTGTCTGTATCAGCACTAAGTGCTtcatttatattaataaaagctttgttGCCTTGCTGGGCCAAAAGTATTAATACCTCTACACTCTCAAGGTAGAAAGCTTTCGTGGTATCGCTAGgcaaaaacagaatgaaaaatgcaagacaCAAGCCATAAATGCATCTATTTTGTAGTTGCAAGAGGAACAACAGATGTCATTGAAGTAGGGTTCTGCTTAAGTTTTAGGGTTTAAACAACTTAAATTGTCTCAAGTCTCTTTTCCCTGCCTTGAAAAAATGAGAGCATAAAGACTGGGTACATCAACTATGTGATTAAAGGTAGATCAGTTATGAAGCAGTAGTTGTTCACTGATTATGACAAAGACTAAGATAAAAATCAACAAGCTAGTTTTATAGAGAAGTCTGATGTATCTAGCTACTGTATTTtcaggggcggggggggggaaatctatTCTCAGCCTTAATGGATCTGtccctgcaaaagaaaagcaggtaaATAAACCaccatttttaatgttaactttAACTTCATCTAAGAATTGCTCTTCGCTGGGTAAATAGTCTTGCGAGATAACTGCATTGAATCAGCTAGTATTTTTCAATCCCAAGATGATGATGGCTTCATTTCTTGGTGCACTTTCCATCTCAGGTATTTAAATAAGTATCAGAATAAGCAGATTAAAACCAGTAAGGAAATGGAAAGTGTAGAAGAAGTACAAATATGACATAATGGTGGTTAGAGGTGAGAAGATTTAAGTacgcagagagagagagaccgGAATTTGGCACCAACACAGTTAACAAGTCTGTAAAAATCAATTACTGACATGtgcaacagttttgttttaagattcaCATACCCACATAATATCCAATTTAAATTATCTACCCATTTTGCCAGGTCATATACAAATACCTAGCACTGTAAGTTCCAGGATATGCATATATTAAAATCCTCTGCTGTTACAAACCCTGACATTTAGCAGGGCAACATCAGCAAAccaaatcagttttaaaagggATGCCATGCTTCCAatgaaaaagccattttctcaTTTAGAAGACTTCTGCCCACAAACAGCAAAGAGATGAGTTATGTATTCAAAAATAGCTTCTAGGTTATTTAGAAAGGTTAAATGCTTGATGCGTATCTATACAAAAATGCTTCCTTAGAAATCCTTATAATCCTTACGGATCTTGGGGGGGCTTGTTTGTAAAGGAGATAAGTGGTACTAATTTTACGAgaggaggaaattaaaagcTCTATAATGCATTCTATCTTAGGTCCTGACTAAAAGAGgtgcatatta
Proteins encoded in this window:
- the AP1AR gene encoding AP-1 complex-associated regulatory protein isoform X1, whose translation is MGNCWAQWCCGLFFRREAGRLQRGGGECPFASAEIVLLEVLQAAAIIRKSKYFRTCSTGEHFTIEFENLVESDEGESPGSTHRPLTEEEIADLKDRHYDSIAEKQRVVDMKLQSELALQEEKLRIEEEALYAAQREAARAAKQKKLLEQRRQQRITQRAHAVNNGEYQSSVAEEDLDSFLRNTKFQYEAFRSSRLSSDATVLTPNTESSCDLMTKTKSTSGNDDSTSLDLEWEDEEGMNRMIPMRERSKTEEDILRAALKFNSKKTGSNPASASDDSNGLEWENDFVSAEMDDNGNSEYAGFVNPVLDLSASDVRISDSDHQDR
- the AP1AR gene encoding AP-1 complex-associated regulatory protein isoform X2, which encodes MGNCWAQWCCGLFFRREAGRLQRGGGSKYFRTCSTGEHFTIEFENLVESDEGESPGSTHRPLTEEEIADLKDRHYDSIAEKQRVVDMKLQSELALQEEKLRIEEEALYAAQREAARAAKQKKLLEQRRQQRITQRAHAVNNGEYQSSVAEEDLDSFLRNTKFQYEAFRSSRLSSDATVLTPNTESSCDLMTKTKSTSGNDDSTSLDLEWEDEEGMNRMIPMRERSKTEEDILRAALKFNSKKTGSNPASASDDSNGLEWENDFVSAEMDDNGNSEYAGFVNPVLDLSASDVRISDSDHQDR
- the AP1AR gene encoding AP-1 complex-associated regulatory protein isoform X3, encoding MGNCWAQWCCGLFFRREAGRLQRGGGSKYFRTCSTGEHFTIEFENLVESDEGESPGSTHRPLTEEEIADLKDRHYDSIAEKQRVVDMKLQSEQRRQQRITQRAHAVNNGEYQSSVAEEDLDSFLRNTKFQYEAFRSSRLSSDATVLTPNTESSCDLMTKTKSTSGNDDSTSLDLEWEDEEGMNRMIPMRERSKTEEDILRAALKFNSKKTGSNPASASDDSNGLEWENDFVSAEMDDNGNSEYAGFVNPVLDLSASDVRISDSDHQDR